The proteins below are encoded in one region of Oreochromis niloticus isolate F11D_XX linkage group LG6, O_niloticus_UMD_NMBU, whole genome shotgun sequence:
- the LOC106098446 gene encoding oocyte zinc finger protein XlCOF6.1 — translation MGPDTTPVPKTESAEESPEIVVVKIISESDSSDASVTEPENSKQPQSNTSDKCYPCTVCGKVFDRPSKLERHKPVHTRKPKTLHNCEHCNKSFTQQEKLIRHQNCHSRTNKHPCPDCGKVFNRPSKLERHKRTHTKQPKVPHQCSYCMKTFSKLNKLIRHKRMHTGEKPFTCSVCGKGFSESGHCKAHEKTHEEQPEKPHSCADCGMCFFKASELRRHLRSHTGEKPFKCTLCESCFSRSEGLKRHMRSHTGERPYKCIICGKQFYSRQDLNIHGLTHTGEKPHLCPVCGKGFSQLGNMKEHEQNVHIKSEKYICNECGATFTRYKSLTKHRRTHTGERPYLCLTCGRRFSWSHSLSRHRRSHAHRQMAGDTSKEILSFEGPSENPESVT, via the exons ATGGGCCCAGACACCACACCTGTCCCTAAAACAGAATCTGCAGAGGAAA GTCCAGAAATAGTGGTGGTGAAAATAATCTCAGAATCAGATTCCAGTGATGCTTCAGTGACCGAGCCAGAGAACTCCAAACAGCCACAGAGCAACACATCAGACAAGTGTTACCCTTGCACTGTCTGTGGCAAGGTATTTGACAGACCGTCAAAGCTGGAGAGGCATAAACCTGTACACACGAGGAAGCCCAAGACTCTTCATAACTGTGAGCATTGTAATAAGAGCTTTACACAACAAGAGAAGCTGATCCGACACCAGAATTGCCACAGTAGGACTAACAAGCATCCCTGTCCCGACTGTGGAAAAGTGTTCAATAGACCCTCAAAATTAGAGAGGcataaacgcacacacacaaaacaacccaAGGTACCTCATCAGTGTTCATACTGCATGAAGACGTTCAGCAAACTTAACAAACTCATTCGTCATAAGCGTATGCACACTGGAGAGAAGCCTTTCACCTGTTCGGTCTGCGGTAAGGGATTCTCCGAGTCAGGTCACTGCAAAGCACACGAAAAGACACACGAGGAGCAGCCAGAAAAACCTCACAGTTGTGCAGATTGCGGGATGTGTTTCTTCAAGGCCTCAGAGCTCCGTAGGCACTTGCGCTCccacacaggagagaagccTTTCAAATGCACcttgtgtgagagctgcttctCTCGCTCTGAGGGACTGAAAAGGCACATGAGGAGCCACACAGGGGAAAGACCATACAAATGCATTATCTGTGGCAAGCAGTTTTATTCTCGCCAGGATTTGAATATTCACGGATTGACCCACACAGGGGAGAAGCCACATCTTTGCCCTGTGTGTGGTAAAGGCTTTTCACAGCTGGGCAACATGAAAGAGCATGAACAAAATGTTCATATTAAGtcagaaaaatatatttgtaatGAATGTGGAGCAACGTTCACACGATACAAGTCACTGACAAAGCATCGGCGGACACATACTGGAGAAAGACCCTATTTGTGCCTCACCTGCGGCCGCAGGTTTTCATGGAGCCATTCCCTTAGCAGACACCGGAggtcacatgcacacagacagatgGCTGGGGACACATCCAAAGAAATACTAAGTTTTGAAGGACCTTCAGAGAATCCCGAGAGTGTAACGTAA